In Hermetia illucens chromosome 5, iHerIll2.2.curated.20191125, whole genome shotgun sequence, a single window of DNA contains:
- the LOC119657969 gene encoding leucine zipper putative tumor suppressor 2 homolog isoform X2, which yields MQEEPKMDPPSGAPPVSAPPNPVTIKPRGHMRSASLENASSLIAKNTLGLPVMQPCFTGTLKSKNEQRRLKTKFGSHNNLEDYVGHRKSKFQHLRNMFEMRTDYDTTPVLSKHQLIQSQQQQQKIQQQMQQSQHYQPLQSQQKLSCAKPIEGVEFNDNLSIVETPSRVQSSDFNESNNEQVKNIVRPIAFKPIPFEPDYSIPNRYSELCDRYGSTPSLIPPQAQNMRFGSTQDLRHGYSIFCSNQLARRRSKALKINDSMESVRHTPDSDATSHSSTIKSSSKYLQDQFDMTPSPSDSGISDLEAVLKDRDSELSYLRQTIEHNEKAIFKVHKDKEAYWELEIRRQKAFYENQQREYVLKIKKLEQMLTLQSFQFKQNKLRLTDDTNRLKDQFCDLKNENDTLRKETENLRTADTSLKDRVRQLEEKAEMMDKLIESLKGQLEENEWTVCQKNGEIALLKTQLKETKEELKAKEHELAQMKSENVNRMLQEKEAQENNETKKDYDADLEISQLNRIVILKDQVILALTNELAKLRKELSDLAIFQEYGKEPNGKYARLKYKIDSLTSICGRPTENDHLHLETPNGNSIQIINPSKKDLQQDGDLQIIINCLKSSAPFADKSEDTDGTPTDRTESKKDESTKNLPDVTMNRVKDSAEEQQRSEDLRKELEIIRKTFEREKQQWADEKEKVLKYQRQLQLHYINMYQKMKDLESKLSVRF from the exons AACCAAAAATGGATCCGCCTAGTGGTGCCCCGCCTGTTTCAGCACCTCCAAACCCGGTCACTATCAAGCCCCGCGGTCATATGCGTTCGGCCTCCCTTGAGAATGCCAGTTCACTGATCGCCAAAAATACTTTGGGGCTTCCCGTGATGCAACCTTGCTTCACAGGAACTCTGAAGTCAAAAAACGAACAACGACGCCTCAAAACTAAATTCGGAAGCCACAACAATTTAGAAGATTATGTGGGCCACAGAAAATCGAAGTTCCAGCATTTACGCAATATGTTTGAGATGCGAACGGACTACGACACCACGCCAGTTCTATCCAAGCATCAACTAATTCAGTCCCAGCAACAACAGCAAAAGATACAGCAACAAATGCAACAGTCACAACATTATCAGCCACTCCAAAGTCAACAGAAACTCAGCTGCGCAAAGCCAATTGAAGGAGTTGAGTTTAACGATAATTTAAGTATAGTGGAGACACCGTCACGGGTTCAGTCCTCTGACTTCAATGAGAGTAACAACGAACAG GTTAAAAATATTGTAAGACCCATAGCTTTTAAGCCAATACCCTTCGAGCCAGACTACAGTATTCCGAATCGGTATAGTGAGCtatgcgatcgatatggatctACGCCTTCTCTAATTCCACCTCAGGCCCAAAATATGAGGTTTGGAA GCACTCAGGACCTTCGACATGGATACAGTATATTTTGCAGCAATCAGCTTGCACGAAGACGTTCGAAGGCATTGAAAATCAACGATAGCATGGAATCGGTGAGGCACACCCCAGACTCCGATGCGACAAGTCACAGCAGTACaat AAAATCATCAAGTAAATATCTGCAAGATCAATTCGACATGACACCATCCCCATCCGATTCAGGAATATCCGACTTGGAAGCTGTACTCAAAGATCGCGACTCAGAACTATCATATCTTCGCCAAACAATAGAACATAATGAGAAAGCCATCTTTAAAGTTCATAAA GATAAAGAGGCCTATTGGGAGCTAGAAATTAGGCGACAAAAAGCTTTCTACGAGAATCAACAACGAGAATATGTCCTTAAAATTAAGAAACTAGAACAAATGCTAACGCTCCAGTCGTTTCAATTTAAGCAGAATAAATTAAGACTGACTGACGATACGAATCGATTGAAGGACCAGTTTTGTGATTTGAAGAATGAAAATGATACTTTAAG GAAGGAAACTGAAAACCTACGAACTGCTGATACCTCCTTAAAGGATCGTGTTCGGCAATTGGAAGAGAAAGCAGAAATGATGGACAAGTTAATAGAGAGCCTGAAAGGTCAACTGGAGGAAAACGAATGGACAGTTTGTCAGAAGAATGGTGAAATAGCTTTATTGAAAACACAATTGAAAGAAACAAAG GAGGAGTTGAAAGCCAAGGAACATGAATTAGCTCAGATGAAAAGCGAAAATGTAAATCGAATGCTACAAGAAAAGGAAGCACAGGAAAATAACGAG ACCAAAAAAGATTACGACGCTGATCTAGAAATTTCCCAGCTCAATCGTATCGTCATTCTTAAAGACCAAGTAATACTTGCCCTTACCAACGAATTAGCCAAACTTCGAAAAGAGCTCTCCGACTTGGCTATTTTTCAAGAATATGGAAAGGAGCCAAACGGAAAGTATGCCCGCCTTAAATACAAAATCGACAGTCTTACAAGCATATGTGGTCGACCAACTGAAAACGATCACCTCCACCTCGAAACCCCCAACGGGAACAGTATCCAAATAATCAATCCGTCCAAGAAGGACTTACAGCAAGACGGCGACCTTCAAATCATCATAAATTGTTTGAAATCCTCCGCACCATTTGCCGACAAAAGCGAAGACACTGACGGGACACCGACAGACCGTACCGAATCAAAAAAGGACGAGTCGACAAAAAACCTACCAGACGTGACAATGAATCGAGTTAAAGATAGTGCtgaggagcagcagagatctgAGGACCTGCGTAAGGAATTGGAGATAATTCGTAAGACATTCGAACGGGAGAAACAACAATGGGCCGACGAGAAGGAGAAGGTCCTGAAATATCAACGACAATTGCAGCTTCATTATATCAACATGTATCAAAAGATGAAAGATTTAGAGAGTAAATTGTCCGTTAGGTTCTAA
- the LOC119657969 gene encoding centriolin isoform X1 encodes MQEEPKMDPPSGAPPVSAPPNPVTIKPRGHMRSASLENASSLIAKNTLGLPVMQPCFTGTLKSKNEQRRLKTKFGSHNNLEDYVGHRKSKFQHLRNMFEMRTDYDTTPVLSKHQLIQSQQQQQKIQQQMQQSQHYQPLQSQQKLSCAKPIEGVEFNDNLSIVETPSRVQSSDFNESNNEQVKNIVRPIAFKPIPFEPDYSIPNRYSELCDRYGSTPSLIPPQAQNMRFGSTQDLRHGYSIFCSNQLARRRSKALKINDSMESVRHTPDSDATSHSSTIKSSSKYLQDQFDMTPSPSDSGISDLEAVLKDRDSELSYLRQTIEHNEKAIFKVHKEQDKEAYWELEIRRQKAFYENQQREYVLKIKKLEQMLTLQSFQFKQNKLRLTDDTNRLKDQFCDLKNENDTLRKETENLRTADTSLKDRVRQLEEKAEMMDKLIESLKGQLEENEWTVCQKNGEIALLKTQLKETKEELKAKEHELAQMKSENVNRMLQEKEAQENNETKKDYDADLEISQLNRIVILKDQVILALTNELAKLRKELSDLAIFQEYGKEPNGKYARLKYKIDSLTSICGRPTENDHLHLETPNGNSIQIINPSKKDLQQDGDLQIIINCLKSSAPFADKSEDTDGTPTDRTESKKDESTKNLPDVTMNRVKDSAEEQQRSEDLRKELEIIRKTFEREKQQWADEKEKVLKYQRQLQLHYINMYQKMKDLESKLSVRF; translated from the exons AACCAAAAATGGATCCGCCTAGTGGTGCCCCGCCTGTTTCAGCACCTCCAAACCCGGTCACTATCAAGCCCCGCGGTCATATGCGTTCGGCCTCCCTTGAGAATGCCAGTTCACTGATCGCCAAAAATACTTTGGGGCTTCCCGTGATGCAACCTTGCTTCACAGGAACTCTGAAGTCAAAAAACGAACAACGACGCCTCAAAACTAAATTCGGAAGCCACAACAATTTAGAAGATTATGTGGGCCACAGAAAATCGAAGTTCCAGCATTTACGCAATATGTTTGAGATGCGAACGGACTACGACACCACGCCAGTTCTATCCAAGCATCAACTAATTCAGTCCCAGCAACAACAGCAAAAGATACAGCAACAAATGCAACAGTCACAACATTATCAGCCACTCCAAAGTCAACAGAAACTCAGCTGCGCAAAGCCAATTGAAGGAGTTGAGTTTAACGATAATTTAAGTATAGTGGAGACACCGTCACGGGTTCAGTCCTCTGACTTCAATGAGAGTAACAACGAACAG GTTAAAAATATTGTAAGACCCATAGCTTTTAAGCCAATACCCTTCGAGCCAGACTACAGTATTCCGAATCGGTATAGTGAGCtatgcgatcgatatggatctACGCCTTCTCTAATTCCACCTCAGGCCCAAAATATGAGGTTTGGAA GCACTCAGGACCTTCGACATGGATACAGTATATTTTGCAGCAATCAGCTTGCACGAAGACGTTCGAAGGCATTGAAAATCAACGATAGCATGGAATCGGTGAGGCACACCCCAGACTCCGATGCGACAAGTCACAGCAGTACaat AAAATCATCAAGTAAATATCTGCAAGATCAATTCGACATGACACCATCCCCATCCGATTCAGGAATATCCGACTTGGAAGCTGTACTCAAAGATCGCGACTCAGAACTATCATATCTTCGCCAAACAATAGAACATAATGAGAAAGCCATCTTTAAAGTTCATAAA gaaCAGGATAAAGAGGCCTATTGGGAGCTAGAAATTAGGCGACAAAAAGCTTTCTACGAGAATCAACAACGAGAATATGTCCTTAAAATTAAGAAACTAGAACAAATGCTAACGCTCCAGTCGTTTCAATTTAAGCAGAATAAATTAAGACTGACTGACGATACGAATCGATTGAAGGACCAGTTTTGTGATTTGAAGAATGAAAATGATACTTTAAG GAAGGAAACTGAAAACCTACGAACTGCTGATACCTCCTTAAAGGATCGTGTTCGGCAATTGGAAGAGAAAGCAGAAATGATGGACAAGTTAATAGAGAGCCTGAAAGGTCAACTGGAGGAAAACGAATGGACAGTTTGTCAGAAGAATGGTGAAATAGCTTTATTGAAAACACAATTGAAAGAAACAAAG GAGGAGTTGAAAGCCAAGGAACATGAATTAGCTCAGATGAAAAGCGAAAATGTAAATCGAATGCTACAAGAAAAGGAAGCACAGGAAAATAACGAG ACCAAAAAAGATTACGACGCTGATCTAGAAATTTCCCAGCTCAATCGTATCGTCATTCTTAAAGACCAAGTAATACTTGCCCTTACCAACGAATTAGCCAAACTTCGAAAAGAGCTCTCCGACTTGGCTATTTTTCAAGAATATGGAAAGGAGCCAAACGGAAAGTATGCCCGCCTTAAATACAAAATCGACAGTCTTACAAGCATATGTGGTCGACCAACTGAAAACGATCACCTCCACCTCGAAACCCCCAACGGGAACAGTATCCAAATAATCAATCCGTCCAAGAAGGACTTACAGCAAGACGGCGACCTTCAAATCATCATAAATTGTTTGAAATCCTCCGCACCATTTGCCGACAAAAGCGAAGACACTGACGGGACACCGACAGACCGTACCGAATCAAAAAAGGACGAGTCGACAAAAAACCTACCAGACGTGACAATGAATCGAGTTAAAGATAGTGCtgaggagcagcagagatctgAGGACCTGCGTAAGGAATTGGAGATAATTCGTAAGACATTCGAACGGGAGAAACAACAATGGGCCGACGAGAAGGAGAAGGTCCTGAAATATCAACGACAATTGCAGCTTCATTATATCAACATGTATCAAAAGATGAAAGATTTAGAGAGTAAATTGTCCGTTAGGTTCTAA